Part of the Aggregatilinea lenta genome, TGCTCGTCCTGCTCCACAAATACCGATGGGTCGACCGGCTCGAAGTTCGTGATCACCTGGACTACTTCCAGCCGGTCGAACTCGACCAGTGAGCGCACGCGCGCCTCCTGGTACAACTCGCTTTGGGCCAGACTGACGCTGAGCACCCGCCCCAGGATCAGGTCGGCGGGCGCGGTCTGTCCCAGGCCGCTGGACACCACGAAGTCACCCTCGCGCACTTCATCGTCCACGGAAATGTACGACATCAGCAGGTCGCCGCTGAGCTGCCCGACCACCACGCCGTCGGCGCGCGTGGTCTGCACGCGGGCGTTGATCTGGCTGTTTGGGTCGGTCAGCAGCAGCACCTCTGCGCCCGTCGCGGAGACCTTCGTCACGCGGCCCACCATGCCCAGGTCGATCACCACCGGGTCGCCAATCTCCACGCCGTCGCGCCGCCCGCAGTCGATCTGAATCGCGCGCACGAAGCCGGTGTTGTCCAGACCGATGACGTCGCACGTCACGAACTCACGGTCCTCCGGCTCGAAGCGGTCGTATTCGAGCAGCGCGGCGAGGTCGTCGTAGAGCAGCGCCTTCTCGCGGTATTCGGCGAGCTGCGACTGCGCGATCGCGTAGGCTTCTTCGAGGTCCTGGTTGCGTTTTTCGAGGCGGCGGAAGTTCGAGAGGTCGTCGAGGCCATCGCTGATAGTGTGCGTGATACTGCTCACCACGCCCTGCGCGAAGCTGAGCGGCACGGACACGACGCCTTCCAGCGGCCCCAGCAGGCCGCCTGCGCTGAGCAGAATCAGCAGCAAGAGCGCAATCACCGTGATCACGAATGTAAAGACGCGGCCTGCACGCAGCACGGAACCTCCTCAAAACGCCTGGATGGACCGGGGGCGCGACCGGCCCCGTGCGGCACGCACCACCCCGCGCTCATTATACCACCGGGCGCGGCGGGCCTGCCCACAGCGACGCCCCGAACCAACAGCCGATCCGGGGCGCAGACAGGACAGTAGATTGTGACGATGCGATCCCCACAGCGGCGCAGTTAGTGCTGCGTTGATCCGCGCTCCAGCCCCGCCAGGAGCGAGCGCAGGTTGTCGTAGTCTTCGAGGATGCGGCCCGCACCGCGCGCCACACACGTCATCGCGTCTTCGGCCAGCCACACACGCACGTTAACCTCGTCGGCCACGCGCTCGCATAGACCCTTGAGCTGGCTGCCACCGCCCGCCATACACACGCCCGATTCCATCAGGTCCGCCACCAGTTCCGGCGGCGTTTCATCGAGCGCGTCGCGGATGGTGTCGATGACGATGCTCACCGAGGGATTCAGCGCCTCACGCAGCTCGATGGACGACACCTCGACCGCTTCCGGCAGGCCGGTGACCAGGTTGCGCCCGCGCAGCACCATCGTGCGCTCTTCGGGCAGCGGGTACGACGACCCAATCTCCATCTTGGCGCGCTCGGCAGTGCGCTCGCCCACCAGCAGGTTGTACTTGGAGCGCATGTACTGCACGATGTCTTCATCCATCTCGTCGCCCGCCACGCGGATCGAGCGGCTGATCACGATGCCGCCCAACGAGAAGATGGCGACTTCGGTCGTGCCGCCGCCGATATCCACGATCATGCTGCCGCGCGTCTCCTGGATGGGCAGGCCCGCGCCAATGGCTGCGGCGACCGGCTCCTCGATCAGGTACGCTTCGCGCGCCCCGGCGCTGATCGTCGCATCATACACCGCGCGCTTCTCCACTTCAGTCACGCCAGACGGGATGCCGACCACCACGCGCGGACGCGGGATAGGCACCCACGACTGCTCGTGCGCCTTGCGAATGAAGTAGTCGAGCATCGCCTCGGTGATTTCAAACTCGCTGATCACGCCGTCGCGCAGGGGACGCACCACCATGAACTTGGAGGACGGCGTCTTGCCGAACATTTCTTTGGCTTCACGCCCGACGCTGATCGGGCGGCGTGTCTTGCGCTCGATAGCGACGTACGACGGCTCGTTGATGACGATGCCCTTGCCGCGCACGCTCACGAGCGTGTTTGCCGTGCCAAGGTCAATGCCGATGTCCAGCGAAAACAGGCCCAATAGCCAGTCAAGCGGACTAACCAATTAGGGGACTCTCCTCAACCATGCCGCCGATGAACGCAGCGCGGCATTATACCACGTCTCTGTACCGCAAGTAGCCTGAGAAACCGCCGACTACCCTACCGATCGAGCGGTCCGGGCGGCCTAAACCGGCCTGCATCGAGACGGCGAAACCAGAAAGCCAGACAAGGAGGGGGCGCGTCAATCCGCGCCCTGCTCAAACCCGCAAAAGAAGTTGTCTACGCGCCCCGCGTTTTTACCGCATTTTCAGCGCCGCGCCAAGAGTGTGCCGCCGCTGCACGACACTCGCCCGGATGAGAGATTCATGAGGACGTGCCCGTTCCGACTGGAACATCCATCAGTGTACGCTTTCCATACGCCCCCCCGGCCCAGGCAAACGAACCTCGGAGGTTTTGTGGGGCGGATCTGTGGCCCGCCCGATTTTTTCGCGTATCCGAATCTGAAAGCGAAGCCACGCCCCTACGCGGGCTGGCTAAACGCCTCGATCTGCTTGTCGAGCTTCTCGCGGTCCACCTGCGGATAGTCGTCCAGCAGGGCCTCAAAGCGCTGCATGTACTCGACGATC contains:
- the mreC gene encoding rod shape-determining protein MreC, with translation MLRAGRVFTFVITVIALLLLILLSAGGLLGPLEGVVSVPLSFAQGVVSSITHTISDGLDDLSNFRRLEKRNQDLEEAYAIAQSQLAEYREKALLYDDLAALLEYDRFEPEDREFVTCDVIGLDNTGFVRAIQIDCGRRDGVEIGDPVVIDLGMVGRVTKVSATGAEVLLLTDPNSQINARVQTTRADGVVVGQLSGDLLMSYISVDDEVREGDFVVSSGLGQTAPADLILGRVLSVSLAQSELYQEARVRSLVEFDRLEVVQVITNFEPVDPSVFVEQDEQ
- a CDS encoding rod shape-determining protein, whose protein sequence is MVSPLDWLLGLFSLDIGIDLGTANTLVSVRGKGIVINEPSYVAIERKTRRPISVGREAKEMFGKTPSSKFMVVRPLRDGVISEFEITEAMLDYFIRKAHEQSWVPIPRPRVVVGIPSGVTEVEKRAVYDATISAGAREAYLIEEPVAAAIGAGLPIQETRGSMIVDIGGGTTEVAIFSLGGIVISRSIRVAGDEMDEDIVQYMRSKYNLLVGERTAERAKMEIGSSYPLPEERTMVLRGRNLVTGLPEAVEVSSIELREALNPSVSIVIDTIRDALDETPPELVADLMESGVCMAGGGSQLKGLCERVADEVNVRVWLAEDAMTCVARGAGRILEDYDNLRSLLAGLERGSTQH